From Myripristis murdjan chromosome 13, fMyrMur1.1, whole genome shotgun sequence:
tgtggtCTTTTATGTTCTAAAAAAGATCATAATATATACTTGTCAGTTGTCTCCATAAGGAAAACCTGTCAATCACCTGTATTAAAAAagattatattttcagaaaagcagcTGTCTTGTGCTCAGCTACAACAGCAGTCAGTTGGCAATCGTGAATGGCTTTGAAAAGCTAAGATTGGGTCGTCTTAATGAAATGAGAAGCTCTGTATTTGCTGCCGATCAGATGGATGTTAGGGAGAGACAATGgacaaaaaagcattttgtcCATAGTTATGATCTTAGACAGTGTTATTCTTCTGGGACAGCGTCTAGCTACAGCACAGAAGTCTACAGTTTGAAAGGTAGTGCCTAgtttatgaaataaaatagtCCTCTTCCAAATGGAGCATTTCCGTTAATTTTATTATCAGTTTGCAAGCACTATTTCAAGAGAACATTCTGAGAGTATGCATCGAACTTCCTGTTTTGGAAAAGCAATattatcttagtttttcaaagccCCGACTGACAGTTGTTGGAGCCGAGTtggagcctgcagcacatcgaggatcaatactgaagcaACCGGTCTGATAATGTTCTCtacatctgaggatgatgccgGACAATCTGTAAATAAGGACTAGCTTCCAAAATAGTGAACCTGTCCTTCGTGAGACCTTATCCTCATAACTTACATACTACTTACCATGATATATACTTTACCGCAGAAGGATTTGTTAGTGTAAAAAGGTGGAACACTATTCCCCAAACAAAAAGATGAGTACTTTGATTTCAGGTGGGTTTACCTCACACTACGTCCCTGCACATACTGGATAAAAGGTTGCAGTGCAGTCACCAGTGGATGGGATGGGACACAAACTTTTGGCTTTTTACTTTTCGACTCTCTGCATTGTTGTTTATGTGGATGTTCAAATTCATTTCAGGTGCACAATTTCACCGACGTCTGCTGGGACAAGTGTGTGGACAGTCCGGGCTCGAAGCTGGATTCCCGGACAGAGACGTGCTTGGTGAGCTGTGTGGAGCGCTTCATCGACACCACCTTGACCATCACCAATCGCTTCACGCAGATAGTGCAGAAGGGCACTCATTAATGACGGACTGCCAGTGCCAGCAGGCCTGGGAAATACTTTAGTGAAAAGCATCTGCCATAGCCTGTACTGTCAACCTTTATGTTCCTCAGATGTGATCAAACATTGTTGGTATGACATGAAATGTTTTGTAACACGATGATGGAGGATGATGAAAATGCTGCATATGGTTTATATGAGTTGTTCTCCAGCTGGGGTCCTGTGACCCTCAGGGGTCCTTTAGGAGTTTCACAGGGACCCCCTACAGAATGATGCCTAGTTTCAGTATGTACTGGGCAGctttgcatgtgtgaatgtgaattttGTGGACCTCAAAACCCAGGGATCATGTTATgtgatgtcagtaaactgcattCTCATGTTTACCAAATCTTTGTTGTGATGCTTTATAAAGggacaaaagaacaaaataagtTTGTGCCAGTGTTTTTATGGAATGGGTGGAACTTTATCGGAACATTTTAACTCAAACAGCTGCTCATCCGCTCCCTCCACCAAAAATTCAGCACGTCATATTACGAAAGTAGTTCACTTAATGTGTTGATGAAAACACAGCTGCTGAATCTGTCTAACTTTTAGATCAACAATGGTTAGTTCATGCCGGACACCCCTAATttgcttaaaatagcctaaaaacacaatgcagcactaccagaatgcactgcgtGGCTCCTTACATTAACAGTTATTGGGAAGTATGAAAATGATCCTGTGGACACGCACCATCAAGCAAccatttccccggggactattttctctggcagagggagcgtttcactccgcccaattacatgtcaacaaaacacaacagtgctgctacttttaggaaaactgatgtggacgactttattacggtgatggaataggggtgtgaggaaagtttgaagtctctgagagttcattttcatatcgtagtggaatgaatgaaaaccaacagctggataaaagaTTACAGGAAAGGAAAAATTACATctgagttctaaaatacaactgcttgctttgaggttcatacattttgtagatattatgctaatcatgcaaaatcactggaatggtcctttaagccAAGTGAAATAACCATTGCTATGCCAGCCTTGGCTATGTTTGTTTGGGATTAAAGATGTACACAGTAGTGTAGGAGTGTGTGCACGTGACACGACTGGACTGAGGCAGTGATGTTGGTGATTGGTTATTTGATTCACACTGAgcagattttaacaaatgagattctCGCCCCAGGTGCAGCCAGGAAGATTTATTTTGGCTCATACACTTTGTGATTAATGGTGATTTATCAAACTGTTCAGAAAAAAGTTACCAAAGCAGACTTTAACATCAGCGGGTTCAGCTCTCactgctcactgctgtttatCAGACACTTCTGCATTTCAAACTTTCAAACTACTTTAAATGATGTTCGGTAagtatttgaatatttgatttaAGGTACAGCTGTGTATTAGGGtcattgtagggagaaaaaaatgtatagtgCCAGGGGAAGGAGGTAatattcagagagaaaaaaaaccctcggAATTTCTGAGAtcaaatttgtaaatttacaagaaaaaaatggtatATTCTCTGATATTTAAGTggcaaatttgcaaaaaagtcacaaaaccttgaaaattctgagattataaagtcccAAATTTGTAAgagaaaaaatcagaaattcagagatcaaagtcagaaatttatgagaaaaaccctacaaatttattagaaaaaacttggaaaactTCTTTTACCATtggatttagtaagaaggaaattCTGGTGATTTTAACcaagaatcacaatattatcctcagcatctggactttgaagagacattttcttttaatgttaCCCCCCTCCCCGCGCTCCATATGTTTTTCTCCTACAATGGCTGTAATGCGATGTCATATGAAAGTGATTGTAATTTTTATAATGAAATAAGGTGAGCACCACTTGTCTAACCCAGTCCATGTTCATCCCTCTAGGCCCAAAAACGTTATGTGTCCAACCACGATAGCACTGCCAATTGATATTGTGTATCCTGCTCCTAACGTTGAGATGAATAGAATAAGTATTGCTGGAAAGCGTTCTCAGGTTTCAGCTCagtttgtcacttcctgtgtgcaaAGTGTCCATACACCAGAGTGTAACTTTGGCAGGTGATTCGCTGAGACCTGATTTGCAGCATCAAAAGCCTTGCTTactcattttaaattttgcttttattcaCAAGAACTAATCCAATTCAGAATGACTATTGTGATGCTAATCATAGGCAAACCTGTTTTCTTGAATATCACATTTGGACCAGGTCCGTTAAGTTTGTTGGTCTGGTGGTTTGATATTATCATCCGTATCTTACTGATCTTCTGCTGATCTTACTGTCTTACTGATGCCTTCCAACACTTTTTTATCTGTAAAAAAGTCGATAAAAAAAGTAAGCTAACCAGTATTTCCACTAACAATGTATCTGTTAtcaaaaacttttattttgtattcaaTGTAAACATGCATCTAACAGTACATTCAAAAGGTGCTATAATAACCTACCATGTTCAAACATTGGAGTGTAGTTATGGATCTTTACAGCAAGATGGATTAGCcctgggattaaaaaaaaacaaaacaaaaaaaacagacctaCAAATATCAAAGACATGACAAGTGCTGGTACAGATGTAGTAAACATTTTTCCCTAATTTCTTTCCCATAACTTTCTCCATTGTGGTACACGATTTGACAACAGTGGGGTTAGACTGATGTGGATTTCTGGATTACAGCTGCTGATATTTGACAGGTCCATGTTCATGCTGATGAGTCATCATGTGTTCATCACACATATTTAGTGTTTTATTGCCTGCAGGGCGGAAAAGCTTCTGAGACATTAAAACTCCGCTGAACCACAGGATGCTGATcatcataataaaaatatgataATTTCTAAGTGTGTGCAGAATTCAGTCAGGTTGAGGGCTTCCCATAGGCAATCAGTACAATGTTTATGaaattttacaataaatataGACACAAGTGGGTGACAGTGACTGGATGATGTCTGATTGCAAATAAAAGGCATATATCAGTCCAATATAATGGAAAATCTAATCTCAGAAGATGATtaaaatgtacatatatttAGACTACACTTGTAGCCACTTCATATTTGCTACATGTAAAACTAAAGTGTAAGGTTATTAATGTTTTTAGCTGCCCTGAGTGCAGATTTCATGGAGGTTTCAATCCACCCATGAGGCATGGCTGTGTGTTCTCCTGCAAAGTGCACCCTTCCTTCACTGCTGAACAGTTCGGTGGCATAGTGCACCAGCTGGTACGGCGTGAAGAGGGCGAAGGCGCCCAGACTATAAGGATCCAAACCCCACTTCTTCACCAGCCCCCCTGTGCACAGCGGCTTGATGTCTTCTCCGTGGATCTTCACCAAGTCCTCCAGGACCAGAGCCATCAGGTCGTCCTCGCTCACCCCTTGGAAGAGAGCAGAGTCGTCGGAGCAGGTGTAGGACGCCAGCAGCGCCCCTCCTTTTGTGCCCGGAAAGCCGTGGCTGGGGTAGTAGATGAAGCGAGAAGGCCGGTCTGTGATGCTCTTGCCTCCTCTGATGCCCTCCTTCTCCCAGAAGCGCTCGGTGAAGCTGAGCACGACTTTGGTGGAGCTGGCGTAGTGAACAGAGCGCAGGGCCTCCATCTTGTTGCCGGAGAGCGGAGGCTGGAAGTCGATGAACAGGGTGGCCTTTGCAGTGGCAGTAACCAGGGCGTAGTCTGCAGTCAGGTGGGTCAGGGAGGCTGGATTACGCCAGTCCTGGTATGATATGGTCACATTGCTGCCGCCTGATTGGTTGATGACCTTGACCTTGGAGTTGAGCAGGATGGTGGCATTGAGCAGCTGGTAGAAAGCCCGCGGCAGGTGGTCGAAGCCGCCGGTCACCTCGTAGTACCTGGGCAAGAACGTTTGGGGGATCATGAACTTTTAATAGTCAGTTTTTATGTccctatatacatatatatagatcagtataaataatatataatatatcgatagacagatagagttagttagttagatagatacatacataatttataattatataatgATATAATTTCAGTGTAGTTTAATAAAGTTTCAAAAGTTATTGTGAGCGAAGCTTCAATGTGCGGAGTCAGAGAGCCACGGTTTTTCTTTAAACTTGATGGCCAGTTGGAAAATTGCAAAGAGTGAACGCAGCTGGTAAAgacttcttttgtttttattcattaagtGTGCAGCGTCACTAACTGATACTATCTGATAATATCCAATATGGCAATGTTTGTGGCCTTATCAAACCTACAGAGGCACAGAATAACAGTAACAGTGTGCACATGAGAATTTTGGACAATGTACACTTCACGTACATGAAACGTTTAATTTAGAAGAATTTggta
This genomic window contains:
- the timm8b gene encoding mitochondrial import inner membrane translocase subunit Tim8 B — translated: MDSFDLNASEKAEASELQRMIAIEQQKAQFQAQVHNFTDVCWDKCVDSPGSKLDSRTETCLVSCVERFIDTTLTITNRFTQIVQKGTH
- the il4i1 gene encoding L-amino-acid oxidase — translated: MIPHMALCKFFPLVLVGVIVFTVSGIIGDPLFECLQDADYSDLLEIVDKGLPATKTPRHVAIIGGGIAGLTAAKFLEDAGHKVTIIEASNRIGGRVETFRNQREGWYAEVGAMRIPSFHKILLSFASKLHIALNRFIQDDINTYYLLNGILQKSYAVESNPDVLNYTVTEEERGKSAAQLFNQALWKVRDYLKTKGCSAMLDKYDSYSVKEYLVKEGNLSRGALRMIGDILNENSLFYTSLTEMLYIQADINDKTEYYEVTGGFDHLPRAFYQLLNATILLNSKVKVINQSGGSNVTISYQDWRNPASLTHLTADYALVTATAKATLFIDFQPPLSGNKMEALRSVHYASSTKVVLSFTERFWEKEGIRGGKSITDRPSRFIYYPSHGFPGTKGGALLASYTCSDDSALFQGVSEDDLMALVLEDLVKIHGEDIKPLCTGGLVKKWGLDPYSLGAFALFTPYQLVHYATELFSSEGRVHFAGEHTAMPHGWIETSMKSALRAAKNINNLTL